A stretch of Leisingera sp. S132 DNA encodes these proteins:
- the purC gene encoding phosphoribosylaminoimidazolesuccinocarboxamide synthase, with amino-acid sequence MARRKKIYEGKAKTLYEGPEPGTIVQYFKDDATAFNAEKHDVIEGKGVLNNILSEFFMLGLGQIGVPTHFLKRLNMREQLVRSCEIIPLEVIVRNYAAGSISKRLGIDEGTQLPRPVVEYCYKDDALGDPLVTEEHIAAFGWASQQDMDDILSLALRVNDFLSGVFLAVGIRLVDFKIEIGRIYEGDFQRLVIADEISPDSCRLWDIKTGQKLDKDVFRRDLGSLTDAYSEVARRLGVMPNNPPAPGKPTLVN; translated from the coding sequence ATGGCGCGTCGCAAGAAGATTTACGAAGGCAAGGCCAAGACTTTGTACGAGGGCCCCGAGCCCGGCACCATCGTGCAGTACTTCAAGGATGACGCCACCGCCTTCAACGCCGAAAAACACGACGTGATCGAGGGCAAGGGTGTCCTGAACAACATCCTGAGCGAGTTCTTCATGCTGGGCCTGGGGCAGATCGGCGTGCCGACCCATTTCCTGAAGCGCCTGAACATGCGCGAGCAGCTGGTGCGCAGCTGCGAGATCATTCCGCTGGAAGTGATCGTACGCAACTATGCGGCCGGTTCGATCTCCAAGCGCCTGGGCATCGACGAGGGCACGCAGCTGCCGCGCCCGGTGGTGGAATACTGCTACAAGGACGACGCCTTGGGTGACCCGCTGGTAACCGAGGAGCACATCGCTGCCTTTGGCTGGGCCAGCCAGCAGGACATGGATGATATCCTGAGCCTGGCGCTGCGCGTGAATGACTTCCTGTCCGGCGTGTTCCTGGCCGTGGGCATCCGCCTGGTCGACTTCAAGATCGAGATCGGCCGGATTTACGAGGGCGACTTCCAGCGTCTGGTGATTGCTGACGAGATCAGCCCCGACAGCTGCCGTCTTTGGGACATCAAGACCGGCCAGAAGCTGGACAAGGACGTGTTCCGCCGCGACCTGGGCAGCCTGACCGATGCCTATTCTGAGGTCGCGCGCCGCCTGGGTGTGATGCCGAACAATCCGCCTGCGCCGGGCAAACCGACGCTGGTGAACTGA
- the purS gene encoding phosphoribosylformylglycinamidine synthase subunit PurS codes for MKARVHVMLKNGVLDPQGEAVRHALGALGFDKVEGVRQGKVIDLDLAEGATEADVTAMCEKLLANTVIESYSIEMA; via the coding sequence ATGAAGGCACGGGTGCATGTGATGCTGAAGAACGGGGTTCTGGATCCGCAGGGCGAGGCCGTGCGCCACGCGCTGGGGGCTCTGGGCTTTGACAAGGTCGAAGGCGTGCGTCAGGGCAAGGTGATTGACCTGGATCTGGCAGAGGGCGCCACCGAGGCCGATGTGACCGCGATGTGCGAGAAGCTGCTGGCCAACACCGTGATCGAATCCTACAGCATCGAGATGGCCTGA
- the purQ gene encoding phosphoribosylformylglycinamidine synthase subunit PurQ, translated as MKAAVVVFPGSNCDRDLAVAFEQAGFDVSMVWHKDSALPAGVDIVGVPGGFSYGDYLRCGAIAAQSPICKAVIEHADRGGYAIGVCNGFQILTETGVLPGALLRNAGLKYICRTVNLKVATSDSVFTQGYNAGDVIGVPIAHHDGNYFADADTVKALQDQDRVAFTYEENPNGSIADIAGILSENRRVLGMMPHPERAADEGHGGTDGAAVFRALAGMVTAA; from the coding sequence ATGAAGGCGGCGGTAGTTGTTTTCCCGGGCTCGAACTGCGACCGCGATCTGGCGGTGGCGTTTGAACAGGCCGGTTTCGATGTGTCGATGGTCTGGCACAAGGACAGCGCGCTGCCCGCAGGCGTCGACATCGTCGGTGTGCCGGGCGGGTTCTCCTATGGTGATTACCTGCGCTGCGGTGCCATTGCGGCCCAGTCGCCGATCTGCAAGGCCGTGATTGAGCATGCGGACCGCGGCGGCTATGCCATCGGCGTCTGTAACGGCTTTCAGATTCTGACGGAGACCGGCGTTCTGCCGGGTGCACTGTTGCGCAACGCGGGGCTGAAGTACATCTGCCGCACCGTGAACCTGAAGGTTGCGACGTCTGACAGCGTCTTTACCCAGGGTTACAATGCCGGTGATGTGATCGGCGTGCCGATTGCCCACCACGACGGCAATTACTTCGCCGATGCGGACACTGTGAAGGCGCTGCAGGATCAGGACCGGGTGGCTTTCACCTATGAAGAAAACCCCAACGGGTCGATCGCTGACATCGCGGGCATCCTGTCGGAAAACCGCCGTGTTCTTGGCATGATGCCGCACCCGGAACGGGCCGCGGACGAGGGCCATGGCGGCACCGACGGCGCGGCAGTCTTTCGCGCATTGGCAGGAATGGTCACCGCTGCGTGA
- a CDS encoding ATP-binding protein, producing the protein MTASRSDETKNKSKSGSRTISWRARLALVLFMAVAAVTVWTTNRALTHRFTESTRNRAELRLALYSGNLLSELRQHAIVPQLLARDQTLISALQSSDFSLSTQRLISFVDEIGAASIMLLAQDGRTVAATDRNRLGESHRNAAYFVDAVRAKSTVFSVIPREVGGYRFTYSRRVIDATGVLGAIVVEVDLQKFERAWAGISDAVLVTDSTGNIILATEARWRGLKEDDALTLQTPEGAIQRAIRATTDWTALPPDAYLQGEAVMRLETRVPFQGWRMATFTTYSSVRERVNAVLALEIMGFAILLALAFYFLSRKTALRMALFQRESAELRVLNARLQREIAERERMQKTLAVAEQSLAQSSKLAALGEMSAAVSHELNQPLAAMKTYLAGARLLLNRNRPDEALASFGRIDDLIERMGAITRQLKSYARKGGDAFSPVNLGDALASSLSMMEPQLRQRHVKITRILPEEPVMVMGDRMRLEQVMVNLLRNALDATKSVADPEVEILLAAGETATLSVRDNGMGIKDFDNLFEPFYTTKQPGDGVGLGLAISSGIVNDLGGRLTARNGQNGGAVFEMQLPVLVDGIEAAE; encoded by the coding sequence ATGACCGCTTCGCGCTCTGATGAGACCAAAAACAAGTCCAAGTCCGGGTCCCGCACGATTTCGTGGCGGGCACGGCTTGCGCTTGTATTGTTCATGGCTGTGGCTGCGGTCACGGTCTGGACCACCAACCGGGCGCTAACCCACAGGTTCACCGAAAGCACGCGCAACCGGGCAGAGCTGCGGCTGGCGCTTTACTCTGGAAACTTGCTGAGCGAACTGCGCCAGCATGCCATCGTGCCGCAACTGCTGGCGCGCGACCAGACCCTGATCTCGGCGCTGCAGTCCAGCGATTTCTCTCTCTCGACCCAGCGGCTGATTTCCTTTGTTGATGAAATCGGGGCAGCCTCGATCATGCTCCTGGCGCAGGACGGGCGCACGGTGGCGGCGACTGATCGCAACCGGCTGGGAGAGAGCCACCGCAATGCGGCCTATTTCGTCGATGCGGTGCGCGCCAAGTCTACCGTGTTCTCGGTCATCCCGCGGGAGGTGGGGGGCTACCGGTTCACCTATTCCCGCCGGGTGATTGATGCGACCGGAGTACTGGGCGCGATCGTTGTCGAGGTAGACCTGCAGAAGTTTGAACGCGCCTGGGCCGGAATTTCGGATGCGGTACTGGTCACTGACAGCACCGGCAACATCATTCTTGCGACCGAGGCACGCTGGCGCGGGTTGAAGGAGGACGACGCGCTGACGCTTCAAACGCCCGAGGGCGCGATCCAGCGGGCGATCCGCGCCACCACCGACTGGACGGCGCTGCCGCCGGATGCCTACCTGCAGGGCGAAGCGGTGATGCGGCTCGAAACCCGGGTGCCGTTCCAGGGCTGGCGCATGGCGACCTTCACCACCTATTCCTCTGTCCGCGAGCGTGTGAATGCGGTGCTGGCGCTGGAGATCATGGGATTCGCCATCCTTCTGGCGCTGGCGTTCTATTTCCTGAGCCGCAAGACCGCGCTGCGCATGGCGCTGTTCCAACGCGAGTCGGCAGAGCTTCGCGTATTGAATGCTCGCCTTCAGCGGGAAATTGCCGAGCGTGAACGCATGCAAAAGACCCTTGCGGTGGCTGAACAAAGCCTGGCGCAGAGCTCGAAGCTGGCCGCGTTGGGCGAGATGTCCGCTGCCGTCAGCCACGAGCTGAACCAGCCGCTGGCGGCGATGAAAACCTATCTTGCCGGCGCCCGCCTGCTGCTCAACCGGAACCGTCCGGACGAGGCGCTGGCCTCCTTCGGGCGCATCGACGACCTGATCGAGCGGATGGGCGCAATCACCCGTCAGCTCAAGTCCTATGCGCGCAAGGGCGGCGATGCGTTCAGCCCTGTAAACTTGGGCGATGCGCTGGCCTCCAGCCTGTCTATGATGGAGCCGCAGCTGCGTCAGCGGCATGTGAAAATAACCCGCATCCTGCCCGAAGAACCTGTTATGGTAATGGGGGACCGGATGCGCCTGGAGCAGGTAATGGTCAACCTCTTGCGCAACGCCCTGGACGCCACCAAATCCGTGGCAGACCCTGAGGTGGAAATCCTGCTGGCAGCGGGCGAGACAGCAACCCTGTCGGTGCGTGACAACGGGATGGGTATCAAGGACTTCGACAATCTGTTTGAGCCTTTTTACACCACCAAGCAGCCCGGCGACGGGGTTGGATTGGGGCTTGCCATCTCCTCGGGGATCGTCAACGACCTTGGGGGACGGCTGACCGCCCGCAACGGGCAGAACGGCGGTGCGGTCTTTGAAATGCAATTGCCGGTCCTGGTGGACGGTATTGAAGCTGCCGAATAG
- a CDS encoding sigma-54 dependent transcriptional regulator, which translates to MAQAMKIAIVDDEQDMRQSISQWLALSGYDTETFSSAEEALKVLGPDYPGIVISDIKMPGMDGMQFLKKLMGSDSALPVIMITGHGDVPMAVEAMRVGAFDFLEKPFNPDRMSELAKRATGARRLTLDNRVLRRELSDGGQIMKKLIGQSPVMERLREDILDLGQADGHVLIDGETGTGKTLVAHALHAVGSRAGKKFVLISCAALEEEVLSKRLFGPMLPEDSMLPAIEEARGGTLVLEDIDALSETLQAKLLSVINEQGTPAETRIVAISNLQEAGKTCEDALRPDLFYRLAALRITVPPLRQRGEDILTLFTRLSEQFSEEYGCDAPQVSAQEAAQLLQAPWPGNVRQLINIAERAVLQSRRGSGTIASLLMSDHEEMQPVMTTEGKPLKEYVEAFERMLIDNTMRRHKGSIASVMDELCLPRRTLNEKMAKYGLQRSDYLA; encoded by the coding sequence ATGGCCCAGGCTATGAAAATCGCGATCGTGGACGACGAACAGGATATGCGGCAGTCGATCAGCCAGTGGCTGGCGCTGTCTGGCTATGACACGGAAACCTTCTCCAGCGCCGAAGAGGCCCTGAAGGTGCTGGGCCCGGACTATCCGGGCATCGTGATCTCCGACATCAAGATGCCGGGCATGGACGGCATGCAGTTCCTGAAAAAGCTGATGGGCAGCGATTCCGCGCTGCCGGTGATCATGATCACCGGCCACGGCGACGTGCCGATGGCGGTTGAGGCGATGCGCGTCGGTGCCTTCGATTTTCTGGAAAAACCCTTCAACCCGGACCGCATGTCGGAACTGGCCAAACGCGCAACCGGCGCCCGCCGCCTGACCTTGGACAACCGCGTGCTGCGGCGTGAACTGTCGGATGGCGGCCAGATCATGAAGAAACTGATCGGCCAGAGCCCGGTGATGGAGCGCTTGCGAGAGGACATTCTGGACCTTGGGCAGGCCGACGGCCATGTGCTGATTGATGGCGAAACCGGCACCGGCAAGACTCTGGTTGCCCACGCGCTGCACGCAGTTGGCAGCCGTGCGGGCAAGAAGTTCGTGCTGATTTCCTGTGCCGCTCTGGAGGAGGAGGTGCTGTCCAAGCGCCTGTTTGGCCCGATGCTGCCTGAGGACAGCATGCTGCCGGCCATCGAGGAGGCCCGCGGAGGCACGCTGGTGCTGGAGGACATCGACGCGCTGTCGGAAACCCTTCAGGCAAAGCTGCTGAGCGTCATCAACGAGCAGGGCACCCCTGCAGAAACCCGGATTGTCGCCATCTCCAACCTGCAGGAAGCGGGCAAGACCTGCGAAGACGCCCTGCGCCCGGATCTGTTCTACCGTCTGGCGGCGCTGCGCATCACTGTGCCGCCGCTGCGCCAGCGCGGCGAGGATATCCTGACCTTGTTCACCCGTCTGTCGGAACAATTCTCCGAGGAATACGGCTGTGATGCACCGCAAGTGAGCGCCCAGGAAGCTGCGCAGCTGCTGCAGGCGCCCTGGCCGGGCAACGTGCGGCAGCTGATCAACATCGCCGAACGCGCAGTTCTGCAGTCGCGGCGCGGCTCAGGCACCATTGCATCGCTCCTTATGTCGGATCACGAGGAGATGCAGCCGGTGATGACCACCGAAGGCAAGCCGCTGAAGGAATACGTGGAAGCGTTCGAACGCATGCTGATCGATAACACCATGCGCCGGCACAAGGGCTCGATCGCCAGCGTGATGGACGAGTTGTGCCTGCCGCGCCGGACGCTGAACGAGAAAATGGCCAAATACGGCCTGCAGCGCTCGGATTACCTTGCCTGA
- a CDS encoding ribonuclease E/G: protein MAKKMLIDATHAEETRVVVVDGNKVEEFDFESENKRQLAGNIYLAKVTRVEPSLQAAFVDYGGNRHGFLAFSEIHPDYYQIPVADREALMEEERAYAEAMRARDEDEDEKPAKPKRSRRSKSSAKAAKASSKDAVETKEVEASDAVTGEIAGMETIDLTDSSEAADVPAELAEVPEGSSPMERVAETPVEEPEEGEAAETEAEETAAAEAPEAEETQAGEAAGEAEAEAEADTGAAEVAEAAKADDDAEDTGDEGDDEAETSRADATSKDESIESVADEDDSDDIRPPRKPRPRRYKIQEVIKVRQVLLVQVVKEERGNKGAALTTYLSLAGRYCVLMPNTARGGGISRKITNAADRKKLKDIATELDVPTGAGLIVRTAGAKRTKSEIKRDYEYLQRLWEQIRELTLKSIAPAKIYEEGDLIKRSIRDLYSREIDEVLVEGDRGYRIAKDFMKMIMPSHAKNVKHYQEGLPLFARFQVESYLAGMFNPTVQLKSGGYIVIGVTEALVAIDVNSGRATKEGSIEETALKTNLEAAEEVARQLRLRDLAGLIVIDFIDMDERKNNAAVEKRMKDKLKTDRARIQVGRISGFGLMEMSRQRLRPGMIEATTAPCPHCHGTGLIRSDDSMALSILRQIEEEGTRRRSREVLVRCPVSIANFLMNQKREHIAQIEARYGLSVRIEGDAHLVSPDFVLEKFKTASRNVPAAAAPVVSVDTSIMDQVDADEAGQDEEEAPAAVETADDASQDDKPKRKRRRRRRRKGGNGEQSQNGETGETGDEASEDQEQPQEEAAEASETAAEGEEAPAEEVKEKKRSRTRTRSRKPKAKPAEAEAVAGEDAASEEAPAESAEETVAVAEAADAADAPEQEAEAEAPVAEAAEPEAETAAATEEAPAEAEAAPVQVDAAEAEAESAESAEEAAVAEAEAESEPAAEEPDAEAAAEEETAAEEKQPEPAMAGAEAEPEPASPPKPKRRGWWSMGG from the coding sequence ATGGCAAAGAAGATGCTTATTGACGCCACCCACGCGGAAGAAACCCGCGTCGTGGTGGTCGATGGAAACAAGGTTGAGGAATTCGACTTTGAGTCCGAAAACAAACGCCAGCTTGCTGGCAATATCTACCTCGCAAAAGTAACCCGGGTTGAGCCGTCCCTGCAGGCGGCCTTTGTCGACTATGGTGGAAACCGCCATGGTTTCCTGGCATTTTCCGAGATCCACCCGGATTATTACCAGATCCCCGTCGCGGACCGTGAGGCCCTGATGGAGGAAGAACGCGCCTATGCCGAGGCGATGCGCGCCCGTGATGAGGACGAGGACGAGAAACCGGCCAAGCCCAAGCGCTCGCGCCGTTCCAAGTCCTCTGCCAAGGCTGCCAAGGCTTCGTCCAAGGATGCTGTGGAAACCAAGGAGGTCGAGGCCTCCGACGCAGTCACCGGTGAAATCGCCGGCATGGAAACCATTGACCTGACCGACAGCTCTGAGGCTGCGGATGTCCCGGCAGAACTGGCCGAGGTGCCGGAAGGCTCCTCGCCGATGGAGCGTGTTGCCGAGACCCCGGTGGAAGAGCCGGAAGAGGGTGAGGCCGCAGAGACGGAAGCAGAAGAGACTGCTGCCGCTGAAGCCCCGGAAGCTGAAGAGACGCAGGCCGGGGAAGCTGCCGGCGAAGCTGAAGCTGAGGCAGAGGCGGACACCGGGGCGGCTGAAGTTGCAGAGGCAGCAAAAGCCGATGACGACGCTGAAGACACCGGTGACGAAGGAGACGACGAAGCGGAAACCAGCCGCGCCGATGCAACCTCCAAGGACGAAAGCATCGAGTCGGTGGCCGATGAGGACGACAGCGACGACATTCGTCCGCCGCGCAAACCGCGCCCGCGCCGCTACAAGATCCAGGAAGTGATCAAGGTGCGCCAGGTGCTGCTGGTGCAGGTGGTCAAGGAAGAGCGCGGCAACAAGGGCGCCGCACTCACCACCTATCTGTCGCTGGCCGGCCGTTACTGCGTGCTGATGCCCAACACCGCCCGCGGCGGCGGCATCTCCCGCAAGATCACCAATGCAGCCGACCGCAAGAAACTGAAAGACATCGCAACCGAGCTGGACGTGCCGACAGGCGCGGGCCTGATCGTGCGCACCGCCGGTGCCAAGCGCACCAAATCCGAGATCAAGCGCGACTATGAATACCTGCAGCGCCTGTGGGAGCAGATCCGCGAGCTGACGCTGAAATCCATTGCGCCGGCCAAGATCTATGAAGAGGGCGACCTTATCAAACGTTCGATCCGCGACCTCTACAGCCGCGAGATCGACGAGGTTCTGGTGGAAGGCGACCGCGGCTACCGCATCGCCAAGGACTTCATGAAGATGATCATGCCGTCCCACGCCAAGAACGTGAAGCACTACCAGGAAGGGCTGCCGCTGTTTGCGCGCTTCCAGGTGGAAAGCTACCTGGCGGGCATGTTCAACCCGACAGTGCAGCTGAAATCCGGCGGCTACATCGTGATCGGCGTGACCGAGGCTCTGGTGGCGATCGACGTGAACTCCGGCCGCGCCACCAAGGAAGGCTCGATCGAGGAAACCGCGCTGAAGACCAACCTGGAGGCCGCCGAAGAGGTGGCCCGCCAGCTGCGCCTGCGCGACCTTGCCGGTCTGATCGTGATCGACTTCATCGACATGGACGAGCGCAAGAACAACGCTGCCGTCGAAAAGCGCATGAAGGACAAGCTGAAGACCGACCGGGCCCGCATCCAGGTGGGCCGGATCTCCGGCTTTGGCCTGATGGAAATGTCGCGCCAGCGCCTGCGCCCCGGCATGATCGAAGCCACTACCGCGCCGTGCCCGCATTGCCATGGCACCGGCCTGATCCGCTCCGACGACTCGATGGCGCTGTCGATCCTGCGCCAGATCGAGGAAGAGGGCACCCGCCGCCGCTCCCGCGAGGTGCTGGTGCGCTGCCCGGTTTCCATTGCCAACTTCCTGATGAACCAGAAGCGTGAGCACATTGCCCAGATCGAGGCGCGCTACGGCCTGTCCGTGCGTATCGAAGGCGACGCGCATCTGGTCAGCCCGGACTTTGTGCTTGAGAAGTTCAAGACCGCGTCCCGCAACGTGCCTGCCGCCGCCGCTCCGGTGGTGTCGGTTGACACCTCGATCATGGATCAGGTGGACGCGGATGAGGCCGGGCAGGACGAGGAGGAGGCACCGGCAGCAGTTGAGACCGCTGATGATGCATCGCAGGACGACAAACCCAAGCGCAAGCGCCGCCGCCGCCGCCGCCGGAAGGGGGGCAATGGCGAGCAGTCTCAGAATGGTGAGACTGGCGAGACCGGTGACGAGGCATCCGAGGATCAGGAACAGCCCCAAGAGGAGGCCGCCGAGGCGTCTGAGACTGCTGCTGAAGGCGAGGAAGCCCCGGCGGAAGAGGTGAAGGAGAAAAAACGCTCCCGCACCCGGACACGCTCCCGCAAGCCGAAGGCCAAGCCTGCCGAGGCGGAGGCCGTTGCCGGAGAGGACGCTGCTTCAGAGGAAGCGCCGGCGGAATCCGCTGAAGAAACCGTCGCCGTTGCCGAAGCTGCCGATGCAGCGGACGCTCCTGAGCAGGAGGCTGAGGCAGAAGCGCCAGTGGCAGAGGCTGCAGAACCGGAGGCTGAAACGGCCGCAGCAACTGAGGAGGCTCCGGCAGAAGCTGAAGCCGCGCCTGTGCAAGTAGACGCCGCGGAAGCTGAAGCCGAGTCCGCAGAGAGCGCTGAGGAAGCCGCTGTTGCAGAAGCTGAGGCGGAATCCGAACCCGCCGCAGAGGAGCCTGATGCAGAAGCGGCTGCTGAGGAAGAGACCGCGGCCGAAGAAAAGCAGCCGGAGCCAGCGATGGCCGGTGCTGAGGCGGAGCCGGAACCGGCATCACCGCCCAAGCCCAAGCGCCGCGGCTGGTGGTCAATGGGCGGCTGA
- a CDS encoding sulfurtransferase TusA family protein: MTEIKETLDAIGLLCPLPVLKARKRLKSLQPGQVLELLADDPAAVIDVPHFCNEAGHEFLGHSAGTGHQVYLIRKGS; the protein is encoded by the coding sequence ATGACCGAGATCAAAGAGACCTTAGATGCAATCGGGCTGCTGTGCCCGCTGCCTGTCCTGAAGGCCCGCAAAAGGCTGAAATCGCTGCAGCCCGGCCAGGTTCTGGAACTGCTTGCGGATGACCCCGCAGCCGTGATTGATGTGCCTCATTTCTGCAATGAGGCCGGCCATGAATTTCTTGGCCACAGTGCCGGAACCGGCCATCAGGTCTATTTGATCCGCAAGGGCAGCTAA
- a CDS encoding cytochrome c biogenesis CcdA family protein → MFGIEIIDAGLLPAMLVALLGGVISFLSPCVLPIVPPYLAYMSGVTIGEMQGTSAARRKAIIAALFFVLGLSTVFLLLGFTASAFGAFVLKNQELFAQVSGVVVIIFGLHFLSVFRIPLLDREARMEAGESGGSALGAYVLGLAFAFGWTPCIGPQLGAILSLAASEASVSRGTILLGVYAAGLGVPFLLAAMFLNRSMTLMNKLKRHMGLIEKVMGGLLLFVGIMLVTGLFTTFSWWLLETFPALATLG, encoded by the coding sequence ATGTTTGGAATCGAGATCATCGACGCAGGGCTGCTCCCTGCCATGCTGGTGGCGCTGCTGGGCGGCGTTATCAGTTTCCTGTCGCCCTGCGTGCTGCCGATCGTGCCGCCTTATCTGGCCTATATGAGCGGCGTGACTATTGGTGAAATGCAGGGCACTTCCGCGGCGCGGCGCAAGGCAATCATCGCCGCGCTGTTCTTTGTGCTGGGGCTGTCGACGGTGTTTCTGCTGCTCGGCTTCACCGCCTCGGCTTTTGGCGCTTTTGTTTTGAAAAATCAGGAGCTTTTTGCGCAAGTATCAGGCGTGGTGGTGATCATATTCGGCCTGCACTTCCTGTCGGTGTTCCGCATTCCCCTGCTGGACCGCGAGGCGCGGATGGAGGCAGGCGAGTCGGGCGGCTCCGCCCTGGGTGCCTATGTTCTGGGGCTGGCCTTCGCCTTTGGCTGGACGCCCTGTATCGGTCCCCAGCTGGGCGCGATCCTGTCACTGGCGGCATCGGAAGCCTCCGTCAGCCGCGGCACCATCCTGCTGGGGGTTTATGCGGCGGGGCTGGGGGTGCCCTTCCTGCTGGCGGCAATGTTCCTCAACCGGTCGATGACGCTGATGAACAAGTTGAAGCGCCACATGGGGCTGATCGAAAAAGTGATGGGCGGGTTGCTGCTGTTTGTCGGCATCATGCTGGTCACTGGCCTGTTCACAACCTTTTCCTGGTGGCTGCTGGAAACCTTCCCGGCACTGGCAACGCTGGGCTGA
- a CDS encoding cytochrome P450, with protein MTPVLPPKPSARPDRVSLRRYVKLFRQDILSAQPAKLYRAWMAEFRTPFFLSFLVNQPDLVKLLLKERPDDFPKSDRIAEGLKPLLGNSVFLTNGEAWKRQRRIIDPAFEGGRLKDTYPAMRAAAEAAVARLEGRQGPVEIEEETSHAAADVIFRTLFSIPIEHEVAGQVFTRFRDYQRSQPLLNLAAFVPLPRWMPRFFRRGTRQNAAEIRALIAQLTAERMGAIQAGTAPDDLATKIMTTRDPETGTAFDAGEMVDQVAIFFLAGHETSASALAWALYLMALYPEWQEKLAAEAAALEDESFAAVSKLKISRDVFRETLRLYPPVPMMVRQAACPERFRNRDVPKGAQMVLSPWHLHRHERLWENPDAFDPARWGTENGKQCQRDAYIPFSAGPRVCTGAGFAMVEGPLILSMILRRFRIEPVAGKVPVPVAHLTVRSKNGIWLHLTPR; from the coding sequence ATGACCCCAGTGCTGCCACCGAAACCATCCGCGCGGCCTGACCGGGTGTCGCTGCGGCGCTATGTGAAACTGTTCCGCCAGGACATTCTGTCGGCACAGCCTGCCAAGCTTTACCGCGCCTGGATGGCCGAGTTCCGGACGCCGTTCTTCCTCTCCTTCCTTGTGAACCAGCCGGATCTTGTGAAGCTGCTGCTGAAGGAGCGTCCCGATGATTTTCCAAAGTCGGACCGCATTGCCGAGGGGTTGAAGCCCTTGCTCGGCAATTCGGTGTTCCTGACCAATGGCGAAGCCTGGAAGCGGCAGAGGCGGATCATTGACCCTGCCTTTGAGGGCGGCAGGCTGAAGGACACTTATCCGGCCATGCGGGCGGCGGCGGAGGCTGCTGTGGCCCGGTTGGAAGGGCGGCAGGGGCCGGTGGAGATCGAGGAGGAAACATCGCACGCGGCAGCAGACGTGATTTTCCGGACACTGTTTTCAATTCCGATCGAACATGAGGTGGCGGGGCAGGTCTTTACCCGCTTCCGTGACTACCAGCGCAGCCAGCCCTTGCTGAACCTGGCTGCCTTTGTGCCGCTGCCGCGGTGGATGCCGCGGTTTTTCCGCCGCGGAACCCGGCAGAACGCGGCTGAGATCCGGGCGCTGATCGCACAGCTGACGGCTGAACGAATGGGCGCAATTCAGGCCGGCACCGCGCCGGATGACCTGGCGACCAAGATCATGACCACCCGTGACCCGGAAACCGGCACGGCCTTTGATGCAGGCGAAATGGTGGATCAGGTGGCCATCTTCTTCCTGGCGGGTCATGAAACCAGCGCCTCTGCCCTTGCCTGGGCGCTTTATCTGATGGCGCTGTATCCGGAATGGCAGGAAAAACTGGCGGCCGAGGCGGCCGCGCTGGAGGATGAGAGCTTTGCCGCTGTGTCAAAGCTGAAGATCAGCCGCGATGTGTTCCGCGAAACATTGCGGCTCTATCCGCCGGTGCCGATGATGGTGCGCCAAGCCGCCTGCCCGGAACGCTTCCGCAACCGGGACGTTCCGAAGGGCGCGCAGATGGTGCTGAGTCCCTGGCACCTGCACCGGCATGAGCGGCTGTGGGAAAACCCGGATGCCTTCGATCCCGCCCGCTGGGGCACAGAGAACGGCAAGCAGTGCCAGCGCGACGCCTATATCCCGTTCTCAGCAGGGCCCCGCGTTTGCACCGGGGCAGGATTCGCAATGGTGGAGGGGCCGCTGATCCTTTCGATGATCCTGCGGCGGTTCCGGATCGAGCCGGTTGCGGGGAAGGTGCCAGTGCCTGTAGCGCATCTGACAGTGCGGTCGAAGAACGGGATCTGGCTGCATTTAACACCCAGGTAG
- a CDS encoding N-(5'-phosphoribosyl)anthranilate isomerase: MARVFRTVSPEFWMQQIFDVKSARTGGVVRRKLRDVERNVGLARLQAEVERRGYHAVLNGEQIIIFCNNEPVRLLC; this comes from the coding sequence ATGGCCCGTGTGTTTCGCACTGTTTCTCCTGAGTTTTGGATGCAGCAGATTTTCGATGTGAAGTCTGCCCGCACAGGCGGTGTTGTCCGGCGCAAACTGCGCGATGTCGAGCGCAATGTTGGCCTGGCCCGCCTGCAAGCCGAAGTAGAGCGCCGCGGCTATCATGCGGTCTTAAACGGCGAGCAGATCATCATCTTCTGCAACAACGAACCCGTCCGTTTGCTGTGCTGA
- a CDS encoding ribbon-helix-helix domain-containing protein has protein sequence MNGRPRKHSLTLRGHRTSVSLEDDFWDAFREIAVQEDRAINDLAAEIDETRGEDCGLASAIRLFVLRRLRER, from the coding sequence ATGAACGGCCGCCCCAGGAAGCACTCCCTGACCTTGCGCGGACACCGGACGTCGGTGTCGCTGGAAGATGATTTCTGGGATGCCTTCCGCGAGATCGCAGTGCAGGAAGACCGGGCAATCAATGATTTGGCAGCTGAAATTGATGAAACGCGCGGCGAGGACTGCGGACTGGCTTCCGCCATCCGGCTGTTTGTGCTGCGCCGGTTAAGGGAGCGTTAA